Below is a genomic region from Burkholderia pyrrocinia.
CGCGGCCTCGTCGCCGCTGTTCGTGCACAGCACGACCTCGAGCGTCGGGTTGAGCGTGCGCGAGATCTCGACGATCTGCCGCACGTCGAACACGTCGGGCAGCGTGACGACCAGCATCCCTGCACGCGCGATATGCGCCTGCACGAGCACGATCGGCTCGATCGCGTCGCCCGACACGGCCGCGATGCCGTCCGCACGCAGCTTCTCGACGAGCTCGCGATTCTGCTCGACGACGACATACGCGATCCCGCGCTCGTCCAGCGCATGCGCGATCCGCGTGCCGACCTTGCCGTAGCCGACGATCACGACCTGCCCGGTCAGGTGCGTCTGCGGCGTCGACATCGGCAGCGCGGCGAGCGGATCGTCGCGCGCCTCGAGCTTGCGCGCGAACGCCGAATGCTTGCGGATCCACGCGAGCGCCGGATCGATCATCGCGAACAGCAGCGTGTTCATCGCGATCGAGATCAGCGCAACCGCCAGGATCAGGCTCTGCCCCTCGGCCGACAGCAGCCCGAGCGCACGGCCGAGCCCCGCGAGGATGAACGAGAATTCGCCGATCTGCGCGAGGCCCGCGCCGACCGTCAGCGCGGTATTCAGCGGATAGCGGAACGCGATCACGAGCGCGACCGCCGCGAGCGTCTTGCCGACCAGCACGATCGCCGCGACCTCGATCACGTGCAGCGGCTCGTCGACCAGCACCTTCGGGTCGAACAGCATCCCGACCGAGATGAAGAACAGCACCGAGAACGCGTCGCGCAGCGGCAGCGTCTCGTCGGCCGCGCGCCGGCTGAATTCCGACTCGCGCATCATCATCCCGGCGAAGAACGCGCCGAGCGCGAACGACACGTCGAACAGCTTCGCCGCGCCGAATGCGATGCCGACCGCGGCCGCGATCATGCACAGCGTGAACAGCTCGCGCGAACCCGTGCGCGCGACGAGCCACAAAATGCGCGGGAATACGCGCTTGCCGACCACGAGCATCAGCGCGATGAACGCCGCGACCTTCAGCATCGTCACGCCGAGCGTGCCCCACAGGCTGCCGCCGGCCGCCTGCGCGTCGCCGGGCGGCGTGCCGCCGAGCAGCCCCGCGACGGGCGGCAGGAGCACGAGCACCAGCACCATCACGAGATCCTCGACGACGAGCCAGCCGACCGCGATGCGCCCGTTGACCGTCTCGACGAGCCCGCGCCCTTCGAGCGCGCGCAGCAACACGACGGTACTCGCGACCGACAGCGCGAGCCCGAACACGAGCGCCGCCCCGAGGCTCCAGCCCCACGTGAGCGCGAGCCCGCCGCCGAGCAGCGTCGCGACGGTAATCTGTACGACGGCGCCCGGTAGCGCGATCTTGCGCACCGCGAGCAGGTCGCCGAGCGAGAAATGCAGGCCGACGCCGAACATCAGCAGCATCACGCCGACTTCGGCGAGTTGCTGCGCGAGCGACAGGTCGCCGACGAAACCGGGCGTGCCGGGGCCGATCACGATCCCGGCGAGCAGATAGCCGACGAGCGGCGGCATTTTCAGCAGCGACGCGAAGTAACCGAAAATCATCGCGAGACCGAAACCGGCCGCGAGCAACGCAATCAGGCTGACGTCATGGGGCATCCCCCCTCCCAAGTTCTTGTAACTATTTAGTAAGGTTCAAGAGTGGAAGGATAAGGGATGAGGCGGAACAATGGCGCGCCACCGCGAAAATTTCACGCGGCGGCGCGCCTGTGCGGGGTGCAACCCCGGCGAAGCGGCAGGCGCCGCGCGGGCTCGGCGGCGCCTTGAAGCGGCTCGGAAAGGCGGGGCTGACGCCCCGCCGCCCCGTCAGCGCGACGCTTGCGGGAACCGCGCGCCCGGCGGCGGTTCGGGCCGGGTCGACGGCACGCTCTTGCGCACCTTCGCGACCTGCGCGGCCGTCACCGGCGCGCCCGTATTGCCCCAGCTCGTGCGCACGAAGTTCGACACGTCCGCGACGTCCTGGTCCGACAGGCGCCAGCCGAACGGCGGCATCGTGAAGGTCGACGGCGCGGTGCGCGTGCCCTGCAGCGCACTGCCTTCCAGCACGACGTGGATCAGCGACGTCGGATCGCCGCCCTGCACGACCGGGTTGCCGGCGAGCGCGGGGAACACGCGCGTGTAGCCGTGGCCGTCGCTGCGGTGGCACGCCATGCAGTTGTCGCGATAGACGGCCGCGCCCGGCCTGCTCGCGTCGCCGGTCTGCAGCGCCTTCGCGGCGGCCGCGTCGTACACGTGCGGCTGCTCGCCCTGCACGCGCGGCGGCAGCGTCTTCAGGTAGCGCGCGATCGCATTCAGGTCGTCGTCGGTCATGTGCTGCATGCTGTGGCCGACCACGTCCGTCATCCCGCCGAACGCGGCCGTGCGCAGCGTGCGGCCGGTCTTCAGGAACTGCACGATCTCGGTTTCCGTCCACGTGCCGAGCCCGGTGCGCAGCTCGCCGCGCAGGCTCGTCGGCACCCAGCCGTCGATCGCCGCGCCGCCGGCCAGGAAGTCCGGGCCATCCGCGTCGGTCAGCCCGCGCTCCTGCATCGTCGGCGCGCGCGGCGTGTGACACGCGCCGCAGTGGCCGAGCCCCTGCACGAGATACGCGCCGCGCGCGACCACCGGGTCGGTGTACGGCGCCGCGTCGAACGGCTTCGGCGACGGCGCGAACATCTTGCGCCAGATCCCGAGCGGCCAGCGCATCGACAGCGGCCACACGATGTCGACCGTGCGGTTCTCGTGCTCGACGGGCGCGACGCCGTGCATGAAGTACGCGTACAGCGCCATCATGTCGTCGTCGGTGAGGCGCGCATAGGACGGGAACGGCATGGCCGGATACATCGTGTCGCCGTTCTTGCGCACGCCCTCGCGCACCGCGCGGGTGAAGTCGTCGAACGTCCAGCCGCCGAGGCCCGTTTTCGGGTCCGGCGTGATGTTCGTCGAATAGATGCCGCCGATCGGCGTGTCGAACTTCAGCCCGCCCGCGAACGGCTTGCCGCCGCTCGCCGTGTGGCACGCGATGCAGTCGCCCGCGCGGGCCAGGTATTCGCCGCGCTTGACGAGGTTCGCGTCGGCGGATTGGGCCACGGGCGCGGCGGTCGGGCCGGAAGCCGCCGCGGGCGCTGCCGCCGGTTGCGCGAAAGCCGCGGTGCCCGCGAGGCCGAATGCGGCCCAGGCCGCGCCGGCCGCCAGCGCGCGCCGCACCGGGGAAACGCGGCGCGCGGCGTTGTGGTTCATCGTCCTGTTCATGCGGTCACCAGCGGGGCGGGATTCTTCAGGTATTGCTCGCGGATCGCGCGTGCCGACCAGTAGGCCAGCGCCGCGATGATCCCGGTCGGGTTGTAGCCGATGCCCTGCGGCAGCGCCGAGGCGCCCATCACGAACACGTTGTGCACGTCCCAGCACTGCAGGTAGCGGTTCAGCACGCTCGTCTTCGGGTCGGTGCCCATGATCGCGCCGCCGACGAGGTGGGTCGTCTGGTACGCGCGCGAGTCGAAATGCTTGCCGAACTCGCGCGTCGACACGCCGATCGCCTTCGGCCCCATCGCTTCCGCGATCTTCTTCATCTGCCCGGTCACGTACTGCGCCATCCTGATGTCGTTGTCCTTCCAGTCGAAGGTCATCCGCAACAGCGGCTGGCCGTACGAATCGCGATAGGTCGGATCGAGGTCGAGATAGACGTCGCGGTACGACATGTTGGTGCCGTGCGCGTCCATCGAGATCGTGTGCGCGTAGTTGTCCTTGACCGCCTTCTTCCACGCCGAGCCCCACTGCGGCGTGCCGGGCGGCGTCGCGATGCCGCTGACCGGCTTCACGCCGGCCTGGTTCACCCACAGCGGCGAGCCGCCGACGAAACCGAGCGGCCCGTGATCGAAGTTGTCCGCGTTGAAATCGTCCACCGCGACGCCGTTGCCGCCCGCGCCGATGAACGGATTCGTGTAGGTGTCCTTGTCGAAGAACGCCTTGATCGTCGACAGGTTCTGGTACGCGAAATTGCGGCCCACGACGCCTTCGCCGGAGATCGGGTCGTACGGCTTGCCGATGCCCGACAGCAGCAGCAGGTGCACGTTGTGATACTGGAACGCGGCCACGATCACGAGATCGGCCGGCTGGTGCACTTCGCGCCCGGCCGGGTCGACGTAGGTGACGCCCGTCGCGCGTTTCTTCGTATCGTCGAGGTCGACGCGCAGCACGTGGCACTTCGAGCGCAGCTCGAAGTTCGGCGCCTGCTTCAGCGCGGGCAGGATGTTCAGGTTCGGCGACGCCTTCGAGTACATGTAGCACGCGTAGCCGCTGCAGTAGCCGCAGAAATTGCACGGGCCCATCTGCACGCCGTACGGGTTCGTGTACGGCCCCGACGTGTTCGCCGACGGCAACCGGTACGGATGCAGGCCTAGCGACTGCGCCGCATCGAAGAAGCGCTGCGCCGAATAGGTATTGAGCTGCGCGGGCAACGGGAAATCGTTGCTGCGGTTCGCTTCGAACACGTTGCCGTCGCCGACCACCTTGCCGCCGACCTTGTACGCCTGCCCCGACGTGCCGAACACCTTCTCGGCGAAATCGAAATGCGGCTCGAGCTCGTCGTAGCTGACGCCGGTATCCTGGATCGTCATCCCTTCGGGGATGAACTTCTTGCCGTAGCGCTCTTCATAGTGGCTGCGCAGGCGCAGCTCTTCCGGCGTGATCCGGAAATGCACGCCCGACCAGTGCAGCCCCGCGCCGCCGACGCCCTCGCCCGGCAGGAACGCGGCGAGCTGCCGATACGGCAGCGCGGTGTCCTGCACGCCGTGGCGGATCGACACGGTCGTCTTCGACAGGTCGAGGAACAGCTTCTTGCGGATGTTGTAGGTCAGCTCGTCGATCGTGTTCGGATACGCGCCGTCCGGATAGGTGTCGCGATACTCGCCGCGCTCGAGCGCGACGACCTTCAAGCCCGCTTCGGTCAGTTCCTTCGCGAGAATCGCGCCGGTCCAGCCGAAGCCGACGATCACCGCATCGACATGCGGCTTGTTATCTGCGGCCATCAGGTGCGCTCCCCGTTGATCGAGACGGGGCCGTACGGATAGGGCTTGCCGTTCTGGTTGACGAAATCCATGAAGTCCGCGCGCGCCCCCGGAAAGCCGATCATCTTCCACGCGGCCATGTCGCGATTGCCGCCGTGTACCGGATCGCAGAAGTAGCCTTCGCGCGTGTTCTGCAGCAACTGGCCGAAGAACACGCCGGGCGGCACGTCGTCGATCTGTGCGCCGCCCTTCTCCAGCGCGCCGAGCACGGTGTCGCGCGTCGGCGCGTCGAGTTCCGCGAACGCCTTGCCGTGAGCCTTCTCGCAATAGCGGTTGACGGCCACGATGCCGAGCCTGTAGATGTCGCGCGGCACGAGCTTCAACTGGTAGCCGAGCTCGGGCACGCCCTGCTGGAACGGCCCCTGCATGTACCACGTCGCGCCGTGCGCATACGGCGTCTCCATCTGGCGGTCGATGAATTCGGGCACGCCCGATTCGAGCGCGCCGGGGCCTTCGGCGTCGGCCGGTATCAGCCGGTCGACGGCGGCCTGGACGAACGCCCACTCCTTCGCATCGAAGAAGGTCGGCTTGTACGGGGCGCGTTCGGCGCCGGCCGATGCGGCGAGCGCGTTGCCGGCCGTCGTCGCGGATGGCGACGACGAGCGCAGGTCGCAGCCGGCGACCGACGCGATCGGCACGAGCGCGACCGACGTGCGCAGGAAGCGGCGACGCGAGTTGGGTTTGTCAGGTGGCGTGGACATGGTCGGATGTTGATCGTTGGGGATCGGGGGCCGGACGCGCGCATTCCGCATGCGGCGAGTCCGGCACGGCAGCCATGCCGCATGCGGCCGGCCGTCCTGTTCATTCGTGTGTTGCGAACAACCTCGATGCGGACACCGGCCGCGCGATGTGCTGCGGCGGCGTCGTGCAGCCGCGTGCGTGCCGGTTCCGGCAGCGCTGCGCGGATCGGCCTCTTCGCGGACCTTATCTTCGGACAAATACCCGCCTTCCGGCCCGCATCTGCCCGCTATCGCCATGACCCTGATCCAACTTAGACGCCGCGTTTGCCGGCGGCAAGCGCGGCGTGCACGACCCTCTTTCGGGTCCGGCGACGCGTGGCGCGAATTATATATGGAACCGGTTCCATTACTAGGTGGTTCGATGCAATTCAATGCGTCGAAAATTGCAACAATTGAAAAATCCGGAAGCGGGAATGCGCAAGGATGGCGCGATCGCCGGCCGATCCGCGATTCGGGCGCAAGGGCTGAAACCCGGCGCCCGTCATCACGTGCACCTGTCGCCGGACATCCGGACTGCATTGGCCGTCGGCACGCGCTACGGCGTGCCCGCGATTCTCGAAGTCGATGCGCAGCGCATGCACCGGCAAGGCCACACGTTCTTCGTCGCCGAAAACGGCGTCTGGCTGACCGATGCCGTGCCGGCCGAATACCTCACACGGATCGACAAGCCGGCGCGCTGAGCCGCACGCCGCTCACCACGGCCAGAACATCGACGCGAGGGACAGCGCGAGCGCCGCGCAAAGCGGCGAGTAATACAGCGTGTCCATCCGCGCGAAACGCGACCCGCGAATCCGCTTGAAAAAGCCGACATAGCGGAAATCGCCGACGGCCCGCACCGCGAAGATCAGTGCGAACGCAACGACCGCGAACGCGATCGTGCCGGGATACGCGTTCCGCCCCAGCCAGCCGGCACGCGTGGCGACCACGCATGCGCCGGCCAGCAGCGCCACCGCGACGGCAAGCGTGCCGACGGCGGTCGGCCGCAGCAGCGGCACGCCGTCCTGCTCCGGAATGGCCGCACGCTTGCCGAGCCGCCCGCCAAACGCCCAGTAGACGTGAACGAGCGCGATCGCGCAAAGCGTCGGCACGCTGAAATACGCACCGGTCATGTCGGTAAATGTCCTTGTCTCGTTGTCTCGTTGTTTTGCCGGAAGGGTTCCGGCACGCGGCCCCGGCCCGCGACACGCATGACGATACCGAAACCCGCCAGTGCGTGCATTGCGACGTCCGGTCGCAACTCGCCGCGGCGCGTGCTGCGGTGCAATGCGCAGGCATCGTCACGCCGGCCGCCCGCTTGACTTCCCTCCGCGCACTACTACGCTGGTATTCCAGTACTGCGGTCGGCATGCCCCTGCGCAACCGGCCGCACGTGCATCGTTCGCCGCGCGGCGCACCTGCACGACAACGATAACGAAGGCCATGGAGGCGACTCATGCTGATCGGTGTGCCGAAGGAGATCAAGAACCACGAATACCGCGTCGGCCTCACGCCGGCCAGCGCGCGCGAACTCACGCGGCACGGCCACACCGTGCTCGTGCAGCGCGGCGCGGGCACGGCGATCGGCCTGCTCGACAACGACTACACGGCCGCGGGCGCGTCGCTCTGCGACGGCGCCGACGAAATCTTCGCGCGCGCCGACATGATCATCAAGGTCAAGGAGCCGCAGCTGGCCGAATGCGCGATGCTGCGGCGCGGGCAGATTCTCTACACGTACCTGCATCTCGCGCCCGATCCCGAACAGGCGGCCGCGCTCGTGAAGTCCGGCGCCGTCTGCATCGCCTACGAAACCGTGACGGGGCCCGGCGGCGGCCTGCCGCTGCTCGCGCCGATGAGCGAAGTGGCGGGACGCATGTCGATCCAGGTCGCGGCGACCCACCTCGAAAGCCCGCGCGGCGGCCGCGGCCTGCTGATGGCCGGCGTGCCCGGCGTGCCGGCCGCACATGTGGTCGTGCTCGGCGCGGGCGTGGTGGGTACCGGTGCGCTGCAGATGGCGGTCGGCCTCGGCGCGCGCGTCACCGTGCTCGACAACAACGTGAACCGCCTGCGCCAGCTCGACCTCGTCTTCGCCAACCGGATCACGACCGTCTGCTCGAATGCGCAGACGATCGACGAAGCCGTGCGCGATGCCGACGTCGTGATCGGCGCCGTGCTCGTGCCCGGCGCATCGGCGCCGCGGCTCGTCACGCGCGACATGATCGCGACGATGCGCACGGGTGCCGTCGTCGTCGACGTCGCGATCGACCAGGGCGGATGCTTCGAGACATCGCATGCGACAACGCACGCGGACCCGACCTTCGTCGTCGACGGCGTCGTGCACTACTGCGTCGCGAACATGCCCGGCGCGGTCGCGCGCACGTCGACCTTCGCGCTGAACAACGCGACGCTCGGGCATGCGCTCGCGCTCGCCGACAAGGGCTGGAAACAGGCGATGGCCGACGATCCGCATCTGCGCGCGGGCCTGAACGTCTGCGACGGGCGCATCACGTACGAGGCGGTCGCGCTGGCGCTCGGCCTGCCTTATGTGCCGGCCGCCGGCGTGCTCGCATGACGACGCCGGCTCGATGTCGAGCGCACGGTGGCGCGTGACGCACGCGCCGCCGGCCGCCCTCACGCGCGCTTCGAGCGGCTCCGCTTCGACCCGCCGCCCCAGGGCCTGTTCCCGCTAATAACGGGCTTGCGAACGTGCGTTGCCGGTCGTAGTGCAAGGAGCGAGGAGCGCCGTTTGGCCGAGCCAAACAAGCGACGATCGACGCCGCAATACGGCCGGCAACGCACGTTCCCCTGTTTGGAAAAATTCATTCGTGGGGCTGGCCCCCAGAAGGGCCGATCGCCGCGTCATGCTCCTCGCGAATACGTCGAGTATTCGCTTCGTCGCATTCCTTGCGCTTGGCCCTTCTGGGGGCCAGCGCAAGCCCGTTAATAGCGGGAACAGGCCCTACATCGTGCGCGCCAGCAATGGCCTCAGTTGCGCGAGCGTGCGCGTGTTGAGCACGTCCGGCCGCGTGAGCCAGCCGCGTCGCGCCTGATCGACGCCGTACGCGAGGTTGTCGAGTTCGTCCGCGCTGCACGCATCCGAGCCGATCGCGACCGGCACGCCGGCCTTCGCGGCCTCGCGGCACCAGATGTCCGGCAGGTCGAGCCGCCGCGGCTGCGCATCGAGTTCGACGAAGCAGCCGCGCGCCGCAGCCTGCGCGATCACGCGCGGCACGTCGAGTTCGCATGGGTCGCGCTCGCCGAGCACGCGGCCGGTCGGGTGCGCGAGTATCGTGAAATGCGGATGATCCATCGCGCGCAGCATGCGGTCGGTCTGAGCGGCGCGCGACAGGTCGAAGCCATCGCGTACCGCGCCGACGACGAGATCGAGCCGGCCGAGCATCGCGTCGGGCACGTCGAGGCTGCCGTCCTTGCGAATGCCGGCTTCCACGCCCTTGAGCAGCACGAAATCGTCGAACGACGCATTGACGCGATCGATCTCGTCGAGCTGCCGCACGAGCCATTCGAAGCCGTTGCGGCCGCCGCCGGCAGGCGGTGCGCGGTCGGTGACGGCCAGGTACGCAAGCCCGCGTGCGCGCGCCGCGTCGGCCATCGCACGCAGGCTGTCGCGGCCGGCCGATGCATTCGTATGCGCATGCAGGTCGCCGTGAATGTGCTTGCGCTCGACCAGCGCCGGCAGCGTGCCGGCGCGCGATGCGTCGATCTCGCCGCGATTCTCGCGCAGCTCGGGCGGCACGTCGTGCAGCCCGATTGCGGCGTAGACCGACGCCTCCGTTGTGCCGGCAATCCGCTCGTCACCGCGAAACACGCCGTATTCGTTGATCTTCAGCCCGCCGGCCTGCGCGATCCTGCGCAGCGCGATGTTGTGCGCCTTCGATCCGGTGAAGTAGACAAGCGCCGCGCCGAACGCATCGGCGTCGACCACGCGCAGGTCGACCTGCAACCCGCTGTCGAGCACGACGCTCGACTTCGTCTTGCCGTGCGCGAGCACGCGCGCCACCTTGCCGTAGCCGACGAACACGTCGGCGACCGCAACCGGATCGCGTGCGGTGACGAGAATGTCGAGATCGCCGACCGTCTCGCGGCGGCGGCGAAAACTGCCGGCCGGC
It encodes:
- a CDS encoding cation:proton antiporter, coding for MPHDVSLIALLAAGFGLAMIFGYFASLLKMPPLVGYLLAGIVIGPGTPGFVGDLSLAQQLAEVGVMLLMFGVGLHFSLGDLLAVRKIALPGAVVQITVATLLGGGLALTWGWSLGAALVFGLALSVASTVVLLRALEGRGLVETVNGRIAVGWLVVEDLVMVLVLVLLPPVAGLLGGTPPGDAQAAGGSLWGTLGVTMLKVAAFIALMLVVGKRVFPRILWLVARTGSRELFTLCMIAAAVGIAFGAAKLFDVSFALGAFFAGMMMRESEFSRRAADETLPLRDAFSVLFFISVGMLFDPKVLVDEPLHVIEVAAIVLVGKTLAAVALVIAFRYPLNTALTVGAGLAQIGEFSFILAGLGRALGLLSAEGQSLILAVALISIAMNTLLFAMIDPALAWIRKHSAFARKLEARDDPLAALPMSTPQTHLTGQVVIVGYGKVGTRIAHALDERGIAYVVVEQNRELVEKLRADGIAAVSGDAIEPIVLVQAHIARAGMLVVTLPDVFDVRQIVEISRTLNPTLEVVLCTNSGDEAALLSSEGIGTVFMGETELARGMTEHVLGRMAKPVAAAAH
- a CDS encoding cytochrome c, which gives rise to MNRTMNHNAARRVSPVRRALAAGAAWAAFGLAGTAAFAQPAAAPAAASGPTAAPVAQSADANLVKRGEYLARAGDCIACHTASGGKPFAGGLKFDTPIGGIYSTNITPDPKTGLGGWTFDDFTRAVREGVRKNGDTMYPAMPFPSYARLTDDDMMALYAYFMHGVAPVEHENRTVDIVWPLSMRWPLGIWRKMFAPSPKPFDAAPYTDPVVARGAYLVQGLGHCGACHTPRAPTMQERGLTDADGPDFLAGGAAIDGWVPTSLRGELRTGLGTWTETEIVQFLKTGRTLRTAAFGGMTDVVGHSMQHMTDDDLNAIARYLKTLPPRVQGEQPHVYDAAAAKALQTGDASRPGAAVYRDNCMACHRSDGHGYTRVFPALAGNPVVQGGDPTSLIHVVLEGSALQGTRTAPSTFTMPPFGWRLSDQDVADVSNFVRTSWGNTGAPVTAAQVAKVRKSVPSTRPEPPPGARFPQASR
- a CDS encoding GMC family oxidoreductase; its protein translation is MAADNKPHVDAVIVGFGWTGAILAKELTEAGLKVVALERGEYRDTYPDGAYPNTIDELTYNIRKKLFLDLSKTTVSIRHGVQDTALPYRQLAAFLPGEGVGGAGLHWSGVHFRITPEELRLRSHYEERYGKKFIPEGMTIQDTGVSYDELEPHFDFAEKVFGTSGQAYKVGGKVVGDGNVFEANRSNDFPLPAQLNTYSAQRFFDAAQSLGLHPYRLPSANTSGPYTNPYGVQMGPCNFCGYCSGYACYMYSKASPNLNILPALKQAPNFELRSKCHVLRVDLDDTKKRATGVTYVDPAGREVHQPADLVIVAAFQYHNVHLLLLSGIGKPYDPISGEGVVGRNFAYQNLSTIKAFFDKDTYTNPFIGAGGNGVAVDDFNADNFDHGPLGFVGGSPLWVNQAGVKPVSGIATPPGTPQWGSAWKKAVKDNYAHTISMDAHGTNMSYRDVYLDLDPTYRDSYGQPLLRMTFDWKDNDIRMAQYVTGQMKKIAEAMGPKAIGVSTREFGKHFDSRAYQTTHLVGGAIMGTDPKTSVLNRYLQCWDVHNVFVMGASALPQGIGYNPTGIIAALAYWSARAIREQYLKNPAPLVTA
- a CDS encoding gluconate 2-dehydrogenase subunit 3 family protein produces the protein MSTPPDKPNSRRRFLRTSVALVPIASVAGCDLRSSSPSATTAGNALAASAGAERAPYKPTFFDAKEWAFVQAAVDRLIPADAEGPGALESGVPEFIDRQMETPYAHGATWYMQGPFQQGVPELGYQLKLVPRDIYRLGIVAVNRYCEKAHGKAFAELDAPTRDTVLGALEKGGAQIDDVPPGVFFGQLLQNTREGYFCDPVHGGNRDMAAWKMIGFPGARADFMDFVNQNGKPYPYGPVSINGERT
- a CDS encoding RNA 2'-phosphotransferase, with translation MRKDGAIAGRSAIRAQGLKPGARHHVHLSPDIRTALAVGTRYGVPAILEVDAQRMHRQGHTFFVAENGVWLTDAVPAEYLTRIDKPAR
- a CDS encoding DUF3995 domain-containing protein, with amino-acid sequence MTGAYFSVPTLCAIALVHVYWAFGGRLGKRAAIPEQDGVPLLRPTAVGTLAVAVALLAGACVVATRAGWLGRNAYPGTIAFAVVAFALIFAVRAVGDFRYVGFFKRIRGSRFARMDTLYYSPLCAALALSLASMFWPW
- the ald gene encoding alanine dehydrogenase, translated to MLIGVPKEIKNHEYRVGLTPASARELTRHGHTVLVQRGAGTAIGLLDNDYTAAGASLCDGADEIFARADMIIKVKEPQLAECAMLRRGQILYTYLHLAPDPEQAAALVKSGAVCIAYETVTGPGGGLPLLAPMSEVAGRMSIQVAATHLESPRGGRGLLMAGVPGVPAAHVVVLGAGVVGTGALQMAVGLGARVTVLDNNVNRLRQLDLVFANRITTVCSNAQTIDEAVRDADVVIGAVLVPGASAPRLVTRDMIATMRTGAVVVDVAIDQGGCFETSHATTHADPTFVVDGVVHYCVANMPGAVARTSTFALNNATLGHALALADKGWKQAMADDPHLRAGLNVCDGRITYEAVALALGLPYVPAAGVLA
- the polX gene encoding DNA polymerase/3'-5' exonuclease PolX, with protein sequence MPIHNAECAAVFAEIADMLEIQGANPFRVRAYRNAARTIADYGRDIPTMIANGDDLGKIPSIGPDLAAKLREIAATGTCELQQTLRHALPGAIVELLDVPGLGAKRVKALHDALHIDSLEQLRVEAKSGHVRELPGFGAKTEAHLLEAIDDRLQREPQRFLLPDAAQALTQLLERLRAVAGVGKAVPAGSFRRRRETVGDLDILVTARDPVAVADVFVGYGKVARVLAHGKTKSSVVLDSGLQVDLRVVDADAFGAALVYFTGSKAHNIALRRIAQAGGLKINEYGVFRGDERIAGTTEASVYAAIGLHDVPPELRENRGEIDASRAGTLPALVERKHIHGDLHAHTNASAGRDSLRAMADAARARGLAYLAVTDRAPPAGGGRNGFEWLVRQLDEIDRVNASFDDFVLLKGVEAGIRKDGSLDVPDAMLGRLDLVVGAVRDGFDLSRAAQTDRMLRAMDHPHFTILAHPTGRVLGERDPCELDVPRVIAQAAARGCFVELDAQPRRLDLPDIWCREAAKAGVPVAIGSDACSADELDNLAYGVDQARRGWLTRPDVLNTRTLAQLRPLLARTM